The following coding sequences are from one Homalodisca vitripennis isolate AUS2020 chromosome 7, UT_GWSS_2.1, whole genome shotgun sequence window:
- the LOC124366924 gene encoding metabotropic glutamate receptor 4-like, with protein sequence MRAVRRCNATGSFSWIGSDGWSARSLVWQGSEAEVEGTLSVQPQANPVQGFDLYFLNLTVENNKRNPWFVEFWEDHFHCRYPNSSRTPHNQKYTRACTTKERLTRDNTAFENQLQFVSDAVMAFAHAFKDMHRAVCKGRPGLCDAMKPTKGPELLKYLRTVNFKGLSGDKFRFDPNGDGPARYNIIHFKQVTAGNYQWVHVGEYVEGELRLNMSGIQFRLSHPQPPESVCSPACELGQAKKYVEGESCCWHCFNCSQYQIRHPLDETQCVNCPEGTVPDAAKQICLEIPEVFLRAESAWAIGAMSFSTTGILVTLFVAGVFVRHNETPVVKAAGRELSYVLLTGILLCYLVTFALVLRPTNAVCGIQRFGAGFCFTVVYAALLTKTNRISRIFNAGKRTAKRPSFITPKSQLIICSGLCSVQVLINAIWFFVSPPRAIHHYPTREDNLLICSSYVDASHMIAFGYPIVLIIVCTVYAVKTRNIPEAFNESKHIGFTMYTTCVIWLAFVPLYFGTGNHMPLRITSMSVTISLSASVTIACLFSPKLYIILIRPERNVRQSMMPGASSRYSATLKSGTSGSVMVAAVSTTHRLSQPFIAATDTLGSRCIDIEMCADFAAKKPALVNRSTQTILPPAASNNNHAPDDLLPNNKMLNNIIGNGPLDGVQL encoded by the exons ATGCGGGCGGTGCGGAGGTGTAATGCTACAGGCAGCTTCTCCTGGATCGGTAGTGACGGCTGGTCTGCACGGAGTCTGGTGTGGCAGGGCAGTGAGGCGGAAGTCGAGGGGACACTGAGCGTACAACCACAGGCTAACCCCGTACAAGGTTTCGACCTCTACTTTCTCAATCTGACAGTGGAAAACAACAAGCGAAACCCTTGGTTTGTAG AATTCTGGGAGGACCACTTTCACTGCCGTTACCCGAACAGTTCGCGGACTCCTCACAACCAGAAATACACTCGAGCCTGCACGACCAAAGAGCGACTGACCAGAGACAATACCGCCTTCGAGAACCAGCTTCAGTTCGTGAGTGACGCGGTGATGGCCTTCGCACACGCCTTCAAGGACATGCACCGGGCCGTGTGTAAGGGACGGCCGGGACTCTGTGACGCTATGAAGCCCACCAAGGGCCCCGAGCTGCTCAAGTACCTGAGGACAGTCAACTTTAAAG GTCTTTCCGGAGATAAATTTCGGTTCGACCCCAACGGAGACGGCCCGGCCCGCTACAACATTATTCACTTCAAGCAGGTGACGGCAGGCAACTACCAGTGGGTGCACGTGGGGGAGTACGTGGAGGGGGAGCTCAGACTGAACATGTCAG GAATACAGTTCCGACTATCGCACCCTCAACCCCCGGAGTCTGTATGTAGTCCAGCCTGCGAGCTGGGGCAAGCCAAGAAGTACGTAGAAGGGGAATCTTGCTGCTGGCATTGCTTCAACTGTTCCCAGTACCAG ATAAGACACCCCCTAGATGAGACACAATGTGTAAACTGCCCTGAAGGTACAGTTCCAGACGCCGCCAAGCAGATCTGCCTGGAGATACCTGAGGTGTTCCTTAGGGCCGAGAGTGCCTGGGCTATTG GTGCAATGTCCTTTTCAACGACCGGTATCCTGGTGACATTGTTCGTGGCTGGAGTGTTTGTGCGACACAACGAGACACCGGTAGTGAAAGCTGCAGGACGAGAACTGAGCTATGTCCTACTCACTGGCATCCTACTGTGCTACCTAGTGACTTTCGCACTAGTCCTTCGTCCCACTAACGCAGTCTGCGGCATACAGAG GTTTGGAGCTGGTTTCTGTTTCACGGTTGTGTATGCGGCGCTCCTCACCAAAACGAACAGGATCTCGCGTATTTTCAACGCCGGCAAGAGAACTGCTAAGCGACCCTCCTTCATCACACCTAAGTCCCAGCTGATTATCTGTAGCGGACTATGCAGTGTACAG GTTCTGATCAACGCAATCTGGTTCTTTGTGTCGCCGCCGCGTGCCATCCACCACTACCCCACGCGGGAGGACAACCTCCTGATCTGCTCCTCCTACGTGGACGCCTCCCACATGATCGCCTTCGGCTACCCTATCGTCCTCATCATCGTCTGCACCGTGTACGCCGTCAAGACCCGCAATATCCCTGAAGCCTTCAATGAGTCAAAGCACATAG GTTTCACGATGTATACTACGTGTGTAATCTGGCTAGCCTTCGTACCTCTTTACTTTGGCACTGGCAACCACATGCCCTTGCGTATCACCTCAATGTCAGTGACCATCAGCCTGTCCGCCAGCGTCACCATCGCCTGCCTCTTCTCCCCCAAG CTGTACATCATACTAATACGGCCTGAGCGCAACGTCCGCCAGAGTATGATGCCAGGAGCCTCCTCTCGATACTCCGCCACTCTCAAGTCCGGCACTAGCGGCAGTGTCATGGTTGCCGCAGTCTCCACTACTCACAGGCTCTCTCAGCCCTTCATCGCAGCAACTGATACATTAG GCTCAAGATGTATTGACATCGAAATGTGCGCCGACTTTGCAGCAAAGAAGCCGGCTCTGGTGAACAGGTCTACACAGACTATCCTTCCGCCGGCTGCAAGCAACAACAACCACGCGCCTGACGACCTGCTGCCCAACAACAAGATGTTGAACAATATCATTGGGAACGGTCCTCTGGACGGTGTGCAACTGTAG